In Streptomyces violaceusniger Tu 4113, one DNA window encodes the following:
- a CDS encoding pyridoxamine 5'-phosphate oxidase family protein codes for MGKVYERIDGRLRTFVEEQKIFFTATAPLDGDGTVNLSPKGLAGSFAVLDELTVAYLDFAGSNAETIAHLRENGRITLMWCAFTGPPNIVRVHGRGEPVFRDDPRFGALLKHFPGIDVDAHGLRAVIVVTAELIRDTCGFAVPFMDYREERTLHGDRFRREDDASLDRYFHKKEHIAGSIDGLPGLPLPLPPLGSP; via the coding sequence ATGGGAAAGGTGTACGAACGCATCGACGGCAGACTCCGCACCTTCGTCGAAGAGCAGAAGATCTTCTTCACCGCGACCGCCCCGCTGGACGGGGACGGCACGGTGAACCTCTCTCCGAAGGGGCTGGCCGGCTCCTTCGCCGTACTCGACGAACTGACCGTGGCCTACCTGGACTTCGCGGGGAGCAACGCGGAGACCATCGCCCATCTGCGGGAGAACGGCAGGATCACCCTGATGTGGTGCGCCTTCACCGGCCCGCCGAACATCGTGCGGGTGCATGGCCGGGGCGAGCCGGTGTTCCGTGACGATCCGCGGTTCGGCGCGCTGCTGAAGCACTTCCCGGGCATCGACGTGGACGCGCACGGGCTGCGGGCGGTCATCGTGGTGACGGCCGAGCTGATCCGGGACACCTGCGGCTTCGCGGTCCCCTTCATGGACTATCGCGAGGAGCGCACGCTGCACGGCGACCGCTTCCGGCGGGAGGACGACGCGTCGCTGGACCGCTACTTCCACAAGAAGGAGCACATCGCCGGCAGCATCGACGGTCTGCCGGGGCTTCCGCTGCCGCTGCCGCCTCTCGGTTCGCCGTAG
- a CDS encoding DUF488 domain-containing protein, which yields MASKKASARTSATGPAIHIRRVYDTPGPDDGTRVLVDRVWPRGLAKADAHLDEWAKDAAPSTELRRWYGHEPDRFPEFTRRYHAELTTPERQAAVDHLHTLATSGPLTLLTAVKDLDHGHVQVLAEAIRDHDG from the coding sequence ATGGCCTCCAAGAAAGCCTCCGCGCGAACGTCGGCGACCGGGCCCGCGATCCACATCCGCCGGGTGTACGACACCCCCGGCCCGGACGACGGCACCCGTGTCCTGGTCGACCGCGTCTGGCCGCGCGGCCTCGCCAAGGCCGACGCCCACCTGGACGAATGGGCCAAGGACGCCGCCCCCTCCACCGAACTGCGCCGCTGGTACGGCCACGAACCGGACCGCTTCCCCGAATTCACCCGCCGCTACCACGCCGAACTCACCACCCCCGAGCGCCAGGCGGCCGTCGACCACCTCCACACCCTGGCCACCTCCGGCCCCCTGACCCTCCTCACGGCCGTGAAGGACCTCGACCACGGCCACGTCCAGGTCCTGGCCGAGGCGATCCGCGACCACGACGGCTGA
- a CDS encoding FAD:protein FMN transferase produces MTYQSHEPGPLRHVEHVMGTVFSFDIREVAAADRPRVQAALDGAVVGLHRVDELFSTYRPDSEISRLGRGELTLSRCDPEVRDVLRMCEDAEHRSGGWFSARYAGGQPDPTGLVKGWAVERAARMLVSSGAGSVCVNGGGDVQVHGGPWRVGIADPLRRGELAAVVEAHGELAVATSGPAERGCHIVDPSTGRPPAQGLASLTVIATSLADADAWATAACAMGADRARPWLGRLPDAEAFVITADGTTWHTSGFARYTAGLCV; encoded by the coding sequence ATGACGTACCAGAGCCACGAACCCGGGCCGCTGCGCCATGTCGAGCACGTCATGGGCACGGTCTTCTCCTTCGACATACGCGAGGTCGCGGCCGCCGACCGGCCCCGGGTGCAGGCCGCGCTGGACGGGGCCGTGGTGGGGCTGCACCGGGTGGACGAGCTGTTCTCCACCTATCGCCCGGACAGCGAGATCAGCCGGCTGGGGCGCGGTGAGCTGACGCTCTCGCGGTGCGACCCGGAGGTCCGGGACGTGCTGCGGATGTGCGAGGACGCCGAGCACCGCAGCGGTGGCTGGTTCAGCGCCCGCTACGCCGGTGGCCAGCCCGACCCGACGGGCCTGGTCAAGGGCTGGGCCGTGGAGCGCGCTGCCCGGATGCTGGTCTCCTCGGGCGCCGGGTCGGTGTGTGTGAACGGCGGCGGCGACGTCCAGGTCCACGGCGGCCCCTGGCGGGTGGGCATCGCCGATCCGCTGCGCCGGGGCGAGCTGGCGGCGGTCGTGGAGGCACACGGCGAACTCGCCGTGGCCACCTCCGGCCCGGCCGAACGGGGCTGCCACATCGTGGACCCGAGCACCGGACGCCCCCCGGCACAGGGCCTGGCCTCGCTCACCGTGATCGCCACCAGCCTGGCCGACGCCGACGCCTGGGCCACCGCGGCCTGCGCCATGGGCGCCGACCGCGCCCGCCCCTGGCTGGGACGGCTCCCCGACGCCGAGGCATTCGTCATCACCGCCGACGGCACCACCTGGCACACCAGCGGCTTCGCCCGCTATACGGCGGGGCTGTGCGTGTAG
- a CDS encoding FMN-binding protein: MKRKHPLRRIVLGTAATVSGVVLLLALKQPGSGGGDAVAQNQPGQAPPVAGTAQPGGGGAGAGAGAGGARTVTGDVAQTQYGPVQVSLTVSGGKITGAQAVKTPNSGPQSDQIAKDSIPKLNQQAVAAAKVDTVSGATYTSEGYAKSLQSALDKAGAQ; encoded by the coding sequence ATGAAGAGGAAGCATCCGCTGCGCCGCATCGTCCTGGGCACGGCCGCCACCGTCTCCGGTGTGGTGCTGCTGCTCGCACTGAAGCAGCCCGGTTCGGGGGGCGGTGATGCCGTCGCCCAGAACCAGCCGGGCCAGGCGCCCCCGGTCGCGGGCACGGCACAGCCGGGCGGGGGCGGCGCGGGGGCCGGGGCGGGTGCGGGCGGCGCCCGTACGGTCACCGGCGACGTCGCGCAGACCCAGTACGGCCCGGTCCAGGTGAGCCTCACCGTCAGCGGCGGGAAGATCACCGGCGCGCAGGCGGTCAAGACGCCGAACTCCGGTCCACAGAGCGACCAGATCGCCAAGGACTCCATCCCGAAGCTCAATCAGCAGGCGGTGGCCGCGGCGAAGGTGGATACGGTCTCCGGTGCCACCTACACGAGCGAGGGCTATGCCAAGTCCTTGCAGAGCGCCCTCGACAAGGCAGGTGCCCAATGA
- a CDS encoding RNA-guided endonuclease InsQ/TnpB family protein, which translates to MPRQVKRAFKYRFYPTDEQAAELSRTFGCVRLVYNKALEERTRAWYGEQRRISYVQSSAALTEWKKSGELAFLAEVSSVPLQQALRHLQTAFGNFFAQRAKYPRYTSRKTSRASAEYTRSAFTWREGRLTLAKTAEPLDIRWSRPLPEGAEPTTVTVSRDAAGRWFVSMLVEDTIAPAPATSAAVGLDAGVTSLVTLSTGEKIANPRYERRDRARLAKAQRELSRKAKGSANREKARRRVARVHARIADRRRDFLHKLTTRLVRENQTVVIEDLTVRNLLKNGRLARAISDAAWTDLRMMLEYKCAWYGRELLTVDRWFPSSKLCGNCGTVREKLPLNVRQWTCGCGTVHDRDVNAARNILAAGLAVSACGDGVRPQRESSRTGRSSMKQEPQRATAGIPRL; encoded by the coding sequence ATACCGCGGCAGGTCAAGCGGGCGTTCAAGTACCGCTTTTACCCGACGGACGAGCAGGCGGCTGAGCTGTCGCGCACGTTCGGCTGTGTCCGCCTCGTGTACAACAAGGCGTTGGAGGAGCGCACGCGGGCCTGGTACGGCGAGCAGCGCCGCATCTCCTACGTGCAGTCCTCCGCCGCGCTGACGGAGTGGAAGAAGAGCGGGGAGCTGGCCTTCCTGGCGGAGGTGTCCTCGGTCCCGCTCCAGCAGGCGCTGCGCCATCTTCAGACGGCGTTCGGGAACTTCTTCGCCCAGCGTGCGAAGTACCCGCGCTACACGTCGCGGAAGACGTCGCGGGCGTCGGCCGAGTACACCCGCAGTGCCTTCACGTGGCGCGAGGGGCGCCTGACGCTGGCGAAGACGGCCGAGCCGCTGGACATCCGCTGGTCGCGTCCCCTCCCGGAGGGTGCCGAGCCCACGACGGTGACGGTGTCCCGCGACGCCGCCGGGCGCTGGTTCGTCTCGATGCTCGTCGAGGACACCATCGCCCCGGCCCCCGCCACGAGTGCGGCGGTCGGCCTGGACGCCGGGGTCACCTCCCTGGTGACCCTGTCCACCGGGGAGAAGATCGCCAACCCCCGGTATGAGCGCCGCGACCGGGCCCGCCTGGCGAAGGCGCAGCGGGAGCTGTCCCGGAAGGCGAAGGGCTCGGCGAACCGGGAGAAGGCCCGCCGCCGCGTCGCCAGGGTGCACGCGCGGATCGCTGACCGGCGCCGGGACTTCCTGCACAAGCTGACCACTCGGCTCGTCCGTGAGAACCAAACGGTCGTGATCGAGGACCTCACCGTCCGTAACCTGCTGAAGAACGGCCGCCTCGCGCGCGCCATCTCGGACGCGGCCTGGACGGACCTGCGCATGATGCTGGAGTACAAGTGCGCCTGGTACGGGCGTGAACTCCTGACGGTCGACCGCTGGTTCCCGTCCAGCAAGCTGTGCGGTAACTGCGGCACGGTCCGCGAGAAGCTGCCGCTGAACGTCCGCCAGTGGACGTGCGGCTGCGGCACCGTGCATGACCGCGACGTGAACGCGGCACGCAATATCCTGGCCGCCGGGCTGGCGGTGTCTGCCTGTGGAGACGGTGTGAGACCTCAACGGGAGTCCTCCCGGACGGGGCGGTCGTCGATGAAGCAGGAACCCCAGCGGGCGACCGCTGGAATCCCCCGCCTTTAA
- a CDS encoding ferredoxin reductase family protein, translated as MRRIQPRRSPAVPLILLSWAGAAAVLSLWWQNTPNVEGTAQWLTHAGRLSGLLGGYVLALVVLQMARVPALERRVGSDRVARWHAMSGRYALCLIVAHVGLIIAGYAEQAGTGFVDQSVTVVTDYPDMIKATVGTAILVVIGLISAGMVRRRMPYEVWYYLHLLTYAAVFLTFWHQLATGAEFVGNKTAETAWYALYGTVTALAVWYRLLVPLRLNLRHRMRVEAVVPEAPGVVSVLIKGRKLHRLGAQAGQFFRWRFLAPGMRWGSHPYSLSAPPRPELLRITVKAVGGHSTGLASLQPGTRVWAEGPYGAMTAARRSQGKVLMIAGGAGITPIRALFETLPGKGSDLTLLYRARSVGDLALWSELKQIATERGARLLYAVNGPDGARPEITAERLGHLLPDIADHDVYLCGPPGLAEHAYGALREAGVPDRRIHHESFEL; from the coding sequence ATGCGCCGCATCCAGCCTCGCCGTTCGCCAGCCGTGCCGTTGATCCTGCTGAGCTGGGCGGGCGCGGCGGCGGTGCTGTCGCTGTGGTGGCAGAACACTCCGAACGTCGAGGGCACCGCGCAGTGGCTGACCCACGCCGGGCGGCTCAGCGGGCTGCTCGGCGGCTACGTCCTGGCCCTCGTCGTCCTGCAGATGGCGCGCGTTCCGGCGCTGGAGCGGCGGGTGGGGTCGGACCGGGTGGCGCGCTGGCACGCGATGAGCGGGCGGTACGCGCTGTGCCTGATCGTGGCGCATGTCGGGCTGATCATCGCGGGATACGCGGAGCAGGCCGGCACCGGCTTCGTCGACCAGTCCGTGACCGTGGTCACGGACTACCCGGACATGATCAAGGCGACGGTCGGCACCGCGATCCTGGTGGTGATCGGGCTGATCTCGGCCGGGATGGTGCGCCGCCGGATGCCGTACGAGGTCTGGTACTACCTGCATCTGCTCACCTACGCCGCGGTCTTCCTGACGTTCTGGCACCAGCTCGCGACCGGTGCGGAGTTCGTCGGGAACAAGACCGCGGAGACCGCCTGGTACGCGCTGTACGGCACGGTCACCGCGCTGGCGGTCTGGTACCGGCTGCTGGTGCCGCTGCGGCTGAATCTGCGGCACCGGATGCGGGTGGAGGCCGTCGTGCCCGAGGCGCCCGGGGTGGTGTCGGTGCTGATCAAGGGGCGCAAACTGCACCGGCTCGGGGCGCAGGCCGGGCAGTTCTTCCGGTGGCGGTTCCTGGCGCCGGGCATGCGCTGGGGCTCCCATCCGTACTCGCTCTCCGCGCCGCCCCGGCCGGAGCTGCTGCGGATCACGGTGAAGGCGGTGGGCGGCCACAGCACCGGGCTGGCCTCGCTGCAGCCGGGGACGCGGGTGTGGGCGGAGGGGCCGTACGGCGCGATGACCGCGGCGCGGCGCAGCCAGGGCAAGGTGCTGATGATCGCGGGCGGGGCCGGGATCACCCCGATCCGGGCGCTGTTCGAGACACTGCCGGGCAAGGGCAGCGACCTCACCCTGCTGTACCGGGCCCGCAGCGTCGGGGATCTGGCGCTGTGGAGCGAGCTGAAGCAGATCGCGACCGAGCGCGGAGCCCGGCTGCTGTACGCCGTGAACGGCCCGGACGGCGCCCGGCCGGAGATCACCGCGGAGCGGCTGGGCCATCTGCTCCCCGACATCGCGGACCACGACGTCTATCTGTGCGGCCCACCGGGCCTGGCCGAGCACGCGTACGGGGCGCTGCGTGAGGCGGGCGTTCCGGATCGCCGGATCCACCATGAATCCTTCGAGCTGTGA
- a CDS encoding endonuclease/exonuclease/phosphatase family protein: MNHLNTAPSRRRFLAVAAGLGAAAAAGTSGAAAAATDPRRLRVATFNIHHGAGPADVLDLERVARVIEDLRVDVIGLQEVDRYWKRSGFVDQPAWLAERLGMQHAFGANLDLDPEEPGRPRRQYGTAVLSRGPIRSWTNTHLPLVPGHEQRGLLQATLDVRGTCVEFAVTHLQHDDNKERERQAARIVELLGSSPEHTVLVGDLNATPETPEIGILTGALDDVWPRAGSGDGFTYDALDPHARIDFHLASRDLGPLTAQVVTADPEASDHLPVVSDLRMPVRRHRR; this comes from the coding sequence ATGAACCACCTGAATACTGCCCCCAGTCGACGCAGATTCCTCGCCGTGGCGGCCGGCCTCGGCGCCGCGGCCGCCGCCGGGACCTCCGGGGCGGCGGCAGCCGCCACGGATCCGCGGCGGCTGCGCGTGGCCACGTTCAACATCCACCACGGCGCCGGCCCCGCCGACGTACTGGACCTGGAACGCGTCGCCCGGGTGATCGAGGACCTGCGGGTGGACGTCATCGGCCTGCAGGAGGTCGACCGGTACTGGAAGCGCAGCGGCTTCGTCGACCAGCCCGCGTGGCTCGCCGAGCGGCTGGGCATGCAGCACGCCTTCGGTGCCAACCTCGACTTGGACCCGGAGGAGCCCGGGCGGCCGCGCCGTCAGTACGGCACCGCGGTGCTCTCCCGCGGGCCGATCCGGTCGTGGACCAACACCCACCTTCCGCTCGTCCCCGGCCATGAGCAGCGCGGCCTGCTCCAGGCCACGCTGGATGTGCGCGGCACCTGCGTCGAGTTCGCCGTGACGCATCTGCAGCACGACGACAACAAGGAGCGCGAGCGACAGGCAGCCCGGATCGTCGAGCTCCTCGGGTCCTCCCCCGAACACACCGTCCTGGTCGGTGACCTGAACGCCACGCCCGAGACCCCGGAGATCGGGATCCTGACCGGCGCGCTCGACGACGTATGGCCGCGGGCCGGCAGCGGCGACGGCTTCACCTACGACGCCCTCGACCCGCACGCCCGTATCGACTTCCACCTCGCCTCCCGCGACCTGGGCCCGCTCACCGCCCAGGTGGTCACGGCGGACCCGGAGGCGTCCGACCATCTGCCGGTGGTGAGCGACCTGCGGATGCCCGTACGCCGCCACCGCCGGTGA
- a CDS encoding Uma2 family endonuclease encodes MSVQDDILRQTAERAAAQFEGFKIEVVGGHIVMTPQSSIQSWTILDVQMAAMAAGIDKSRLLSDVLIQFPGEPPRVPDVTILEEGAVEPYSYEDILAAVEIVSTKNDGNDYAVKVRQYAHFGVPIYLIIDPFIGQCTLLTRPKDDSYASRDEYAYGETVTLHLRDGSTVDIPTSDFKRRT; translated from the coding sequence ATGAGCGTCCAGGACGACATCCTCCGGCAGACGGCTGAGCGCGCCGCAGCACAGTTCGAGGGCTTCAAGATCGAGGTCGTGGGGGGCCACATCGTCATGACGCCGCAGAGCAGCATTCAGAGCTGGACCATCCTCGACGTCCAGATGGCCGCCATGGCTGCCGGAATCGACAAGTCCCGCCTGCTGTCCGACGTACTGATCCAGTTCCCCGGAGAGCCCCCTCGCGTACCGGATGTCACGATCCTCGAGGAGGGCGCGGTCGAGCCTTACTCGTACGAGGACATCCTGGCCGCCGTCGAGATCGTCTCCACCAAAAACGACGGCAACGATTACGCGGTCAAGGTGCGACAGTACGCACACTTCGGCGTGCCGATCTACCTGATCATCGACCCCTTCATCGGTCAGTGCACGCTGCTGACACGCCCGAAGGACGACAGCTACGCATCCCGGGACGAATACGCCTACGGCGAGACCGTCACGCTTCATCTGAGGGATGGCAGCACGGTCGACATCCCCACGAGCGATTTCAAGCGCAGGACCTGA
- a CDS encoding argininosuccinate synthase, whose amino-acid sequence MTERVVLAYSGGLDTSVAIGWIAEETGAEVIAVAVDVGQGGEDLDVIRKRALACGAIEAEVADAKDEFAEEYCLPAIKANALYMDRYPLVSALSRPTIVKHLVAAARKHGAGTVAHGCTGKGNDQVRFEAGISSLAPDLTCIAPVRDYAMTRDRAIAFCEAEGLPIATTKKSPYSIDQNVFGRAVETGFLEDIWNAPIEDVYEYTADPATPREADEVIITFDKGVPVAIDGEPVTVLQAIQRLNERAGAQGVGRIDMVEDRLVGIKSREVYEAPGAIALITAHQELEAVTVERELARYKRQVEQRWGELVYDGLWFSPLKRALDGFIAEANEQVSGEIRMTLHGGRAVVTGRKSQASLYDFNLATYDSGDTFDQSLSKGFIEIFGMSSKIAAKRDLQQ is encoded by the coding sequence GTGACCGAGCGCGTCGTACTCGCCTACTCGGGCGGCTTGGACACGTCCGTCGCCATCGGCTGGATCGCCGAGGAGACGGGTGCCGAGGTCATCGCCGTCGCCGTGGACGTCGGCCAGGGCGGGGAGGATCTGGACGTCATCCGCAAGCGCGCGCTCGCCTGCGGGGCCATCGAGGCGGAGGTCGCCGACGCGAAGGACGAGTTCGCCGAGGAGTACTGCCTTCCGGCGATCAAGGCCAACGCGCTGTACATGGACCGCTACCCGCTGGTGTCCGCGCTGTCCCGGCCGACGATCGTGAAGCACCTGGTCGCCGCCGCCCGCAAGCACGGCGCCGGGACCGTCGCCCACGGCTGCACCGGCAAGGGCAACGACCAGGTGCGGTTCGAGGCGGGCATCTCCTCCCTCGCACCCGATCTGACCTGCATCGCGCCGGTCCGGGACTATGCGATGACCCGGGACAGGGCGATCGCCTTCTGCGAGGCCGAGGGCCTGCCGATCGCGACCACCAAGAAGTCCCCGTACTCGATCGACCAGAACGTCTTCGGGCGGGCCGTGGAGACCGGCTTCCTGGAGGACATCTGGAACGCGCCGATCGAGGACGTGTACGAGTACACCGCCGACCCGGCCACCCCGCGTGAGGCCGACGAGGTGATCATCACCTTCGACAAGGGCGTCCCCGTCGCGATCGACGGCGAGCCGGTCACCGTGCTGCAGGCCATCCAGCGGCTCAACGAGCGGGCGGGTGCCCAGGGCGTCGGCCGGATCGACATGGTCGAGGACCGGCTGGTGGGGATCAAGTCGCGGGAGGTCTACGAGGCGCCCGGCGCCATCGCGCTGATCACCGCCCACCAGGAGCTGGAGGCCGTCACCGTCGAGCGCGAGCTGGCCCGCTACAAGCGGCAGGTCGAGCAGCGCTGGGGCGAGCTGGTCTACGACGGTCTGTGGTTCTCGCCGCTCAAGCGGGCGCTGGACGGCTTCATCGCCGAGGCGAACGAGCAGGTCTCCGGCGAGATCCGGATGACCCTGCACGGCGGCCGGGCCGTCGTCACCGGGCGGAAGTCGCAGGCGTCGCTCTACGACTTCAACCTGGCGACCTACGACAGCGGCGACACCTTCGACCAGTCGCTGTCCAAGGGCTTCATCGAGATCTTCGGGATGTCCAGCAAGATCGCCGCGAAGCGGGATCTGCAGCAGTAG
- the argH gene encoding argininosuccinate lyase, with translation MSNGNSGDVRLWGGRFADGPSEALEKLSASVHFDWRLAPYDIAGSRAHARVLHTAGLLTADELERMLAGLDRLEADVASGDFTGTIADEDVHTALERGLLERLGPDLGGKLRAGRSRNDQIATLFRMYLRDHARILGGLIADLQQALVGLAEAHPDVAMPGRTHLQHAQPVLFAHHVLAHVQALSRNAERLRQWDERTAVSPYGSGALAGSSLGLDPQAVAADLGFERGSSANSLDGTASRDFVAEFAFITAMIGVDLSRIAEEIILWNTKEFSFVTLHDAFSTGSSIMPQKKNPDIAELARGKSGRLIGNLTGLLATLKALPLAYNRDLQEDKEPVFDSCDQLEVLLPAFTGMMATLTVHRERMEELAPAGFSLATDIAEWLVRQGVPFRVAHEVAGECVKECELTGIELDQLTDEQFAKISPHLTPEVRGVLNVPGALAARDGRGGTAPVAVRAQLAEVKEDLAAQYAWAGAKR, from the coding sequence GTGAGCAACGGCAACAGCGGCGACGTCCGGCTCTGGGGCGGCCGCTTCGCCGACGGCCCGTCCGAGGCACTGGAGAAGCTCAGCGCCTCCGTGCACTTCGACTGGCGCCTGGCGCCGTACGACATCGCCGGATCCCGCGCCCACGCCCGGGTGCTGCACACGGCGGGGCTGCTCACCGCCGATGAGCTGGAGCGGATGCTGGCGGGCCTGGACCGGCTGGAGGCCGATGTCGCCTCCGGCGACTTCACCGGCACCATCGCCGACGAGGACGTGCACACCGCGCTGGAGCGCGGGCTGCTGGAGCGGCTCGGCCCGGACCTCGGCGGCAAGCTGCGGGCCGGACGGTCCCGCAACGACCAGATCGCCACCCTCTTCCGGATGTATCTGCGCGACCACGCCCGGATCCTCGGTGGGCTGATCGCCGACCTCCAGCAGGCCCTGGTGGGGCTCGCGGAGGCGCACCCGGACGTCGCGATGCCCGGCCGTACGCATCTCCAGCACGCCCAGCCGGTGCTCTTCGCCCACCATGTCCTCGCCCATGTCCAGGCGCTGTCGCGGAACGCGGAGCGGCTGCGGCAGTGGGACGAGCGCACCGCCGTCTCGCCGTACGGCTCGGGCGCGCTGGCCGGATCCTCGCTGGGGCTCGACCCGCAGGCGGTCGCGGCCGACCTCGGCTTCGAGCGGGGCTCGTCCGCCAACTCGCTCGACGGCACGGCCTCCCGTGACTTCGTCGCCGAGTTCGCGTTCATCACCGCGATGATCGGCGTCGATCTGTCGCGGATCGCGGAGGAGATCATCCTCTGGAACACGAAGGAGTTCTCCTTCGTGACCCTCCACGACGCCTTCTCCACCGGCTCCTCGATCATGCCGCAGAAGAAGAACCCGGACATCGCGGAGCTCGCGCGCGGCAAGTCCGGCCGGCTGATCGGCAACCTCACCGGGCTGCTGGCCACGCTCAAGGCCCTGCCGCTCGCGTACAACCGCGACCTCCAGGAGGACAAGGAGCCGGTCTTCGACTCCTGCGATCAGCTCGAGGTGCTGCTCCCGGCCTTCACCGGGATGATGGCGACGCTGACCGTCCACCGCGAGCGCATGGAGGAGCTGGCCCCGGCCGGGTTCTCGCTGGCCACCGACATCGCGGAATGGCTGGTGCGGCAGGGCGTGCCGTTCCGGGTGGCGCACGAGGTCGCGGGGGAATGCGTCAAGGAGTGCGAGCTGACGGGCATCGAGCTCGACCAGCTCACCGACGAGCAGTTCGCCAAGATCTCCCCGCATCTGACGCCCGAGGTCCGCGGCGTCCTCAATGTGCCGGGCGCACTGGCCGCGCGCGACGGCCGCGGCGGCACCGCCCCCGTGGCGGTGCGGGCCCAGCTCGCGGAGGTCAAGGAGGATCTGGCCGCTCAGTACGCATGGGCGGGCGCCAAGCGCTGA
- a CDS encoding aldo/keto reductase: MGFERLAKIATPGAGAARIGLGLAAVGRPAYINLGRDRDLPAERPVEVMRQRSQELLDAAYAAGVRYLDAARSYGRAEEFLAGWLRDRPDAARNVVVGSKWGYTYVADWRTDAETHEVKDHGVRTFERQRGLTDALLGDRLDLYQIHSVTPDSPALTDRELQARLAELAAEGVTVGVSTSGPRQAEAIRAALAVEVEGRPLFRTVQSTYNLLEPSAGAALAEAHAAGRAVIVKEAVANGRLTEAAERLPAALRQVAEETGATPDAVALAAVLHRPWVTVVLSGAATTAQLRSNLAAADLRLDERRLTELERLAETPETYWHHRSELPWS, translated from the coding sequence ATGGGTTTCGAACGACTCGCGAAGATCGCGACCCCCGGGGCGGGGGCGGCCCGGATCGGGCTCGGCCTGGCCGCGGTCGGCCGCCCCGCCTATATCAACCTCGGCCGGGACCGGGACCTCCCGGCCGAGCGCCCGGTCGAGGTGATGCGGCAGCGCAGCCAGGAGCTGCTGGACGCCGCGTACGCCGCCGGGGTGCGCTATCTGGACGCGGCGCGCTCGTACGGCCGGGCCGAGGAGTTCCTCGCCGGCTGGCTGCGCGACCGCCCCGATGCCGCGCGGAACGTGGTGGTCGGCTCCAAGTGGGGCTATACGTACGTCGCCGACTGGCGTACCGACGCCGAGACGCACGAGGTCAAGGACCATGGCGTCCGGACCTTCGAGCGGCAGCGCGGGCTGACCGACGCGCTGCTCGGCGACCGGCTGGACCTGTACCAGATCCACTCGGTGACCCCCGACAGCCCCGCCCTCACCGACCGCGAACTGCAGGCGCGGCTGGCGGAGCTGGCCGCCGAGGGGGTCACGGTCGGCGTGTCCACCAGCGGTCCGCGCCAGGCCGAGGCGATCCGCGCGGCGCTCGCCGTGGAGGTCGAAGGGCGCCCGCTCTTCCGTACCGTCCAGTCCACCTACAACCTGCTGGAGCCCTCGGCCGGGGCGGCGCTGGCCGAGGCCCATGCGGCGGGCCGGGCGGTCATCGTCAAGGAAGCCGTGGCCAACGGCCGGCTCACCGAGGCGGCCGAGCGGCTTCCGGCGGCCCTGCGCCAGGTGGCCGAGGAGACGGGCGCGACTCCGGACGCCGTCGCGCTGGCCGCGGTCCTGCACCGCCCCTGGGTGACCGTCGTCCTCTCCGGCGCCGCCACCACGGCCCAACTGCGCTCGAATCTGGCCGCCGCCGACCTCCGCCTGGACGAGCGCCGGCTCACCGAGCTGGAGCGGCTGGCCGAAACTCCGGAGACCTACTGGCACCACCGCTCCGAGCTGCCCTGGTCCTGA